In Pseudomonas fluorescens, the following are encoded in one genomic region:
- the ruvC gene encoding crossover junction endodeoxyribonuclease RuvC: protein MTLILGIDPGSRITGYGVVRDTGRGCEYVASGCIRTGAGELHERLQIVYRGVREIIQTYHPVTMGIEKVFMARNADSALKLGQARGAAIVAGAEESLEIAEYTATQVKQAVVGTGAANKEQVQMMVMHMLKLTSKPQIDASDALAIAICHAHTRSSLLPHGLGAARSRGGRLRL, encoded by the coding sequence ATGACTTTAATTCTTGGTATCGACCCCGGTTCGCGTATCACCGGTTACGGTGTGGTTCGTGATACCGGCCGTGGCTGTGAGTACGTCGCCTCCGGTTGTATCCGCACCGGTGCCGGCGAGCTGCATGAGCGGCTGCAGATTGTCTATCGCGGGGTGCGGGAGATCATTCAGACGTACCACCCGGTGACCATGGGCATCGAAAAGGTGTTCATGGCCCGTAACGCCGATTCCGCCCTGAAGCTGGGGCAGGCCCGTGGCGCCGCGATCGTGGCCGGCGCCGAGGAAAGCCTGGAAATTGCCGAATACACCGCAACCCAGGTTAAGCAGGCGGTCGTCGGCACCGGTGCGGCCAACAAGGAACAGGTGCAAATGATGGTCATGCACATGCTCAAGCTCACCAGCAAACCGCAGATCGATGCCTCGGACGCCCTGGCCATTGCCATCTGCCATGCTCATACCCGTTCCAGCCTGCTGCCCCATGGGCTGGGAGCTGCACGCAGTCGTGGCG
- a CDS encoding YebC/PmpR family DNA-binding transcriptional regulator has product MAGHSKWANIKHRKERQDAKKGKIFTKWIRELTVAARQGGGDPGSNPRLRLALDKALGANMSRDIIDRAVARGAGAADTDDMVELTYEGYGPGGVAVMVECMTDNRNRTAAAVRHAFSKCGGNLGTDGSVAYLFERKGQISFAAGVDEDALMEAAMEADADDVVTNEDGSIDVFTSFAGFYSVRNALEAAGFKGDDAEIVMLPTTSAELDLDGAEKVLKLIDMLEDLDDVQNVYSNAEIPESVAAQLG; this is encoded by the coding sequence ATGGCAGGTCATTCCAAGTGGGCGAACATCAAGCACCGCAAAGAACGTCAGGATGCCAAGAAGGGCAAGATTTTCACCAAGTGGATTCGTGAGCTGACTGTCGCTGCCCGTCAGGGCGGCGGTGATCCAGGCTCCAACCCGCGTCTGCGTCTGGCATTGGACAAGGCCCTTGGCGCGAACATGAGTCGCGACATCATTGATCGGGCAGTTGCCCGTGGTGCTGGCGCCGCCGATACCGACGACATGGTCGAGCTGACCTACGAAGGTTACGGCCCGGGCGGCGTGGCGGTGATGGTCGAATGCATGACCGACAACCGTAATCGCACCGCAGCCGCTGTTCGCCATGCGTTCAGCAAATGCGGCGGCAACCTGGGGACTGACGGTTCGGTGGCCTACCTGTTCGAGCGCAAGGGGCAGATCTCCTTCGCTGCCGGCGTTGACGAAGACGCGCTGATGGAAGCCGCCATGGAAGCCGACGCCGATGACGTGGTGACCAACGAAGACGGTTCGATCGACGTTTTCACCTCGTTTGCCGGGTTCTATTCTGTGCGTAACGCACTGGAAGCGGCGGGCTTCAAAGGTGACGATGCGGAAATCGTCATGTTGCCGACCACCAGCGCCGAGCTCGATCTGGACGGCGCCGAGAAAGTCCTCAAGCTGATCGACATGCTCGAAGACCTGGATGACGTGCAGAACGTTTATTCCAACGCCGAGATTCCGGAGTCGGTGGCCGCACAGCTCGGCTAA
- the aspS gene encoding aspartate--tRNA ligase: protein MMRSHYCGQLNESLDGQEITLCGWVHRRRDHGGVIFLDIRDRDGLAQVVFDPDRAETFAAADRVRSEYVVKITGKVRLRPAGATNANMASGMIEVLGYELEVLNESETPPFPLNEFSDVGEETRLRYRFLDLRRPEMAEKLRLRSRMTTSIRRFLDENGFLDVETPILTRATPEGARDYLVPSRTHAGSFFALPQSPQLFKQLLMVAGFDRYYQIAKCFRDEDLRADRQPEFTQIDIETSFLDEKEIMGLTEQMIRNLFKEVLGLEFGEFPHMTFEEAMRRYGSDKPDLRNPLELVDVADQLKEVDFKVFSGPANDPKCRIAALRVPGGASMPRKQIDDYTKFVGIYGAKGLAYIKVNERAKGVEGLQSPIVKNIPEDNLNVILDRVGAVDGDIVFFGADKAKIVSEALGALRIKLGHDLDLLTCKWAPMWVVDFPMFEENDDGSFTALHHPFTAPKCTPQELEANPAGALSRAYDMVLNGTELGGGSIRIHRKEMQQSVFRLLGINEAEQEEKFGFLLDALKYGAPPHGGLAFGLDRLVMLMTGAQSIREVIAFPKTQSAADVMTQAPGQVDAKALRELHIRLRETPKAE, encoded by the coding sequence ATGATGCGCAGCCATTATTGCGGCCAACTGAACGAAAGCCTGGACGGCCAGGAAATTACCCTTTGCGGATGGGTCCATCGTCGCCGTGACCACGGTGGGGTGATTTTCCTCGATATCCGTGATCGTGATGGTCTGGCCCAGGTCGTGTTCGATCCGGACCGCGCTGAAACCTTCGCTGCTGCCGATCGCGTGCGCAGCGAGTACGTCGTGAAGATCACCGGCAAGGTTCGCCTGCGTCCGGCCGGTGCGACCAACGCCAACATGGCGTCGGGCATGATCGAAGTCCTGGGTTACGAGCTGGAAGTGCTGAACGAATCGGAAACCCCGCCGTTCCCGTTGAACGAGTTCTCCGACGTCGGCGAAGAAACCCGCCTGCGCTATCGTTTCCTCGACCTGCGTCGCCCGGAAATGGCCGAGAAGCTGCGTCTGCGTTCGCGCATGACCACCAGCATCCGCCGCTTCCTGGACGAGAACGGCTTCCTCGACGTCGAGACGCCGATCCTGACCCGTGCTACCCCGGAAGGCGCGCGCGACTACCTGGTGCCGAGCCGTACTCATGCCGGTTCGTTCTTCGCCTTGCCGCAATCGCCGCAGCTGTTCAAGCAACTGCTGATGGTGGCCGGCTTCGACCGTTACTATCAGATCGCCAAGTGCTTCCGTGACGAAGACCTGCGTGCCGACCGTCAGCCGGAATTCACCCAGATCGACATCGAGACCAGCTTCCTCGATGAAAAAGAGATCATGGGCCTGACCGAGCAAATGATCCGCAACCTGTTCAAGGAAGTACTGGGCCTGGAATTCGGCGAGTTCCCGCACATGACCTTCGAAGAAGCCATGCGCCGCTACGGTTCCGACAAGCCAGACCTGCGTAACCCGCTGGAACTGGTGGACGTGGCCGACCAGCTCAAGGAAGTCGACTTCAAGGTGTTCAGCGGCCCGGCCAACGACCCGAAATGCCGTATCGCCGCCTTGCGCGTTCCTGGCGGGGCGAGCATGCCGCGCAAGCAGATCGACGATTACACCAAGTTCGTCGGCATCTACGGTGCCAAGGGCCTGGCGTACATCAAGGTCAACGAGCGCGCCAAGGGTGTTGAAGGCCTGCAGTCGCCAATCGTGAAGAACATCCCCGAAGACAACCTCAACGTGATCCTCGATCGCGTCGGTGCGGTCGATGGCGATATCGTGTTCTTCGGCGCCGACAAGGCGAAGATCGTCAGCGAAGCCCTGGGCGCGCTGCGGATCAAGCTGGGCCACGACCTGGACCTGCTGACCTGCAAGTGGGCGCCAATGTGGGTCGTCGACTTCCCGATGTTCGAAGAAAACGACGACGGTAGCTTCACCGCCTTGCACCACCCGTTCACCGCACCGAAGTGCACCCCGCAAGAGCTGGAAGCCAACCCGGCTGGCGCTCTGTCCCGTGCCTACGACATGGTATTGAACGGTACCGAGCTGGGTGGCGGTTCGATCCGTATCCACCGTAAAGAAATGCAGCAGTCGGTATTCCGTCTGTTGGGTATCAACGAAGCGGAACAGGAAGAGAAATTCGGCTTCCTGCTCGACGCCCTGAAGTACGGCGCACCGCCGCACGGTGGTCTGGCCTTCGGTCTGGACCGTCTGGTGATGCTGATGACTGGCGCCCAGTCGATCCGTGAAGTGATCGCCTTCCCGAAAACCCAGAGCGCGGCAGATGTCATGACTCAGGCACCGGGCCAGGTGGATGCCAAGGCATTGCGCGAGTTGCACATTCGTCTGCGCGAAACGCCTAAGGCCGAGTAA
- a CDS encoding zinc ribbon domain-containing protein: protein MPMYDYQCASCGHQLEAIQKISDAPLVDCPACQAPELKKLLSMPGFRLSGTGWYETDFKTGSKKNLAGGDKAD from the coding sequence ATGCCGATGTACGATTATCAATGTGCTTCCTGTGGTCATCAGTTGGAAGCCATTCAAAAGATCAGCGATGCACCGCTGGTCGACTGCCCTGCCTGTCAGGCGCCAGAGCTTAAAAAGTTGCTGTCCATGCCGGGCTTCCGCCTCAGCGGCACGGGTTGGTACGAAACCGATTTCAAGACCGGTTCCAAGAAGAATCTGGCCGGCGGCGACAAAGCTGACTAA
- a CDS encoding ribbon-helix-helix domain-containing protein — translation MVYERQKEGRYGSHKDVRVDPFVREFDMGLAQPLSRSVRLNGFATCLRLEQVYWDILGEMARVNGCSVSSLLSHVDREVHLRHGGVRNFSGLVRVVCVVHSLKEGGCAVTA, via the coding sequence ATGGTTTATGAACGGCAAAAAGAGGGGCGATACGGTTCGCACAAGGATGTAAGGGTCGATCCGTTTGTTCGCGAGTTCGATATGGGGCTGGCCCAGCCCTTGTCCCGCTCCGTACGATTGAATGGCTTCGCCACCTGTTTGCGGCTTGAACAGGTTTATTGGGATATTTTGGGGGAGATGGCCCGGGTCAATGGCTGTTCGGTCAGTAGCCTGTTATCTCACGTGGATCGCGAAGTTCACTTGCGTCACGGCGGGGTAAGGAACTTCAGTGGATTGGTGCGGGTTGTCTGTGTCGTGCACAGTCTCAAGGAAGGGGGTTGCGCCGTCACGGCCTAG
- a CDS encoding cold-shock protein: MLKIVHLLIGAAALLLSFIPSLQSEALPYLQQPDALYLAFFGLLNLTLAPVIPYWNKGPRHQLQNLVSALLVLSVVLQTLTLIAPMPVIAGQPAVLFSLIAALIAVALHLGISFYKSSPAAASPSYDMSNRDTGTVKWFNTSKGFGFISRDSGDDIFVHFRAIRGEGHRVLVEGQRVEFSVMNRDKGLQAEDVIAALPRR, from the coding sequence ATGTTGAAAATCGTCCATCTGTTGATAGGCGCAGCGGCCTTGCTGCTGTCCTTCATCCCTAGCCTGCAATCCGAAGCCTTACCTTACCTGCAACAACCCGACGCGCTGTACCTGGCCTTTTTCGGCCTGCTCAACCTCACGCTTGCACCTGTCATCCCTTACTGGAACAAAGGCCCGCGTCATCAACTGCAAAACCTGGTCAGCGCCCTGCTGGTTCTGAGCGTGGTTCTGCAAACCCTGACGCTGATCGCACCGATGCCCGTCATCGCCGGTCAACCCGCCGTTCTGTTCAGCCTGATCGCAGCCCTGATCGCCGTTGCCCTGCACCTGGGCATCAGCTTCTACAAATCGTCACCAGCCGCCGCCTCGCCAAGCTACGACATGAGCAACCGCGATACCGGCACCGTCAAGTGGTTCAACACGTCCAAAGGCTTCGGCTTCATCTCCCGCGACTCCGGCGACGATATCTTCGTCCACTTCCGGGCCATTCGCGGTGAAGGCCACCGTGTCCTGGTCGAAGGCCAGCGCGTGGAGTTCTCCGTCATGAATCGTGACAAGGGCCTGCAAGCCGAAGATGTGATCGCCGCGCTGCCGCGCCGCTGA
- a CDS encoding SlyX family protein: MSLEERVTELESRLAFQDDTIQALNDVLVAQQRVVERLQLQMAALLKRQEEMVGQFESFEEEAPPPHY; encoded by the coding sequence ATGAGCCTGGAAGAACGCGTTACCGAGCTTGAAAGCCGTCTGGCGTTTCAGGATGACACCATCCAGGCATTGAATGATGTGCTGGTGGCGCAGCAGCGGGTGGTCGAGCGTCTGCAGTTGCAAATGGCCGCACTGCTCAAGCGGCAGGAGGAAATGGTCGGCCAGTTCGAGTCATTCGAAGAAGAAGCGCCGCCGCCCCACTATTAA
- a CDS encoding HIT domain-containing protein yields MFVLDPRLQQDTLPIGDFPLCRLLLSNDSNYPWFILVPRREAISEMFQLDVADQQQLWQETTALSQVLKDSFDADKLNVAALGNVVSQLHMHVIVRKREDAAWPAPVWGKHPAKPYKSEQIVAIRERLRLILTDDFTFLEG; encoded by the coding sequence GTGTTCGTTTTAGATCCACGACTTCAACAAGACACGTTACCGATCGGGGACTTTCCGCTCTGCCGGTTGCTGCTGTCCAACGATTCGAACTATCCCTGGTTCATCCTGGTACCTCGTCGCGAGGCTATCAGCGAGATGTTTCAATTGGATGTCGCAGACCAGCAACAGCTCTGGCAGGAAACAACTGCGCTGTCGCAAGTGCTCAAGGACTCGTTCGATGCGGACAAGTTGAATGTTGCGGCGCTGGGTAATGTCGTCAGTCAGTTGCACATGCACGTGATTGTGCGCAAGCGCGAAGATGCCGCCTGGCCCGCGCCGGTTTGGGGTAAACACCCGGCAAAACCCTACAAGTCGGAGCAGATCGTCGCCATTCGCGAACGTTTGCGTCTGATTTTGACCGATGATTTTACGTTTCTGGAGGGCTGA
- a CDS encoding OprD family porin codes for MRVMKWSMIALAVAAAASTQLATAAPFVSDQAEAKGIVEDSSLNLLVRNYYFNRDNKDGARDQKDWTQGIWGNFSSGYTQGLIGVGVDAFGYLAVKLDGGDGTSGSGNMSRSDTVNADGSRDVNDSQGKAGGAVKVRISKTELKFGEMQPSTAPVFAVGGSRILPQTATGFQLQSSEVKDLDLEAGHFYSASSQDKNASDGGLFATYAGVEANSIDYFGGKYGITENLSASLYGAKLEDIWNQYYANLNYTIPFGGDESLNLDGNIYNTQDTGDAKAGEISNTAYSLAAAFSFMKAHTITLAFQKVNGDTPFDYIGVGKNNRGGDSIFLANSIQYSDFNAPGEKSAQVRYDLKMAEYGVPGLSFMTRYVKGWDIDGTKTPVGSPYAGLYGEDGKHNETNFEAKYVVQTGPAKDLSFRIRQAWHFANADEGEGDVKEFRFIVDYPLSVL; via the coding sequence ATGCGCGTGATGAAGTGGAGCATGATCGCACTGGCAGTTGCAGCAGCAGCCAGTACCCAATTGGCTACGGCCGCCCCTTTCGTAAGTGACCAGGCTGAAGCCAAAGGTATTGTTGAAGACAGCTCCTTGAACTTGCTGGTTCGCAACTACTACTTCAACCGTGATAACAAAGATGGCGCTCGCGACCAGAAAGACTGGACCCAAGGTATCTGGGGCAATTTCAGCTCCGGTTATACCCAGGGCCTGATCGGTGTAGGCGTTGACGCATTCGGTTACCTGGCAGTCAAACTGGATGGCGGCGACGGCACTTCCGGCTCAGGCAACATGAGCCGTAGCGACACCGTTAATGCCGACGGTTCTCGCGACGTTAACGACAGCCAGGGTAAAGCCGGCGGCGCCGTTAAAGTCCGCATCTCCAAAACCGAGCTGAAATTCGGCGAAATGCAGCCAAGCACTGCGCCAGTGTTCGCTGTTGGCGGTTCCCGTATCCTTCCTCAAACTGCTACTGGCTTCCAACTGCAGAGCAGCGAAGTCAAAGACCTTGACCTCGAAGCCGGTCACTTCTACTCGGCGTCCAGCCAGGACAAAAACGCTAGTGACGGCGGCCTGTTTGCAACCTACGCTGGCGTAGAAGCCAACTCCATCGACTACTTCGGTGGCAAATACGGCATCACCGAAAACCTGTCGGCATCGCTGTACGGCGCCAAGCTGGAAGACATCTGGAACCAGTACTACGCCAACCTGAACTACACCATCCCGTTTGGTGGCGATGAGTCGCTGAACCTGGACGGTAACATCTACAACACCCAAGATACCGGTGACGCCAAAGCGGGCGAGATCAGCAACACCGCTTACTCCCTGGCAGCCGCTTTCTCGTTCATGAAGGCACACACCATCACCCTCGCCTTCCAGAAGGTTAACGGTGACACTCCGTTCGACTACATCGGCGTGGGCAAAAACAACCGCGGCGGCGACTCGATCTTCCTCGCCAACTCCATCCAGTACTCTGACTTCAACGCCCCTGGCGAGAAGTCTGCCCAGGTTCGTTACGACCTGAAAATGGCTGAGTACGGCGTTCCAGGTCTGAGCTTCATGACCCGTTACGTTAAAGGTTGGGATATCGACGGCACCAAAACTCCTGTAGGCAGCCCTTACGCTGGCCTGTATGGCGAAGACGGCAAGCACAACGAAACCAACTTCGAAGCCAAGTACGTTGTTCAGACTGGCCCGGCAAAAGATCTTTCCTTCCGTATTCGTCAAGCATGGCACTTCGCTAACGCTGACGAAGGTGAAGGCGACGTGAAAGAGTTCCGTTTCATCGTCGACTACCCGCTGTCGGTTTTGTAA
- a CDS encoding mechanosensitive ion channel family protein: protein MDLNAEVDNLVKVSQTWIPMIMEYGSRVLLAVITLAIGWWLINKVTKKLGGLIALRNADLALQGFISSLANIILKILLVVSVASMIGVETTSFVAAIGAAGLAIGLALQGSLANFAGGVLILLFRPFRIGDWIEAQGIAGTVDSIQIFHTVLRTGDNKTIIVPNGNLSNGIITNTNRQPTRKVVFDVGVDYEADLQKAREVLLELAKDPRVLADPEPQAVVSTLGDSSITLSLRVWVKTADYWDVMFMFNELSRDRLREAGIDIPFPQRVIRVVQESAVQ, encoded by the coding sequence ATGGACTTAAATGCTGAGGTAGACAACCTGGTCAAGGTATCCCAAACCTGGATCCCGATGATCATGGAATACGGCAGCCGTGTACTGCTGGCGGTCATCACCCTGGCCATCGGCTGGTGGCTGATCAACAAGGTCACGAAAAAGCTCGGCGGCCTGATTGCATTGCGTAATGCCGACCTGGCGCTGCAAGGCTTCATCAGCAGCCTGGCGAACATCATCCTCAAGATCCTGCTGGTCGTCAGCGTGGCCTCGATGATCGGTGTGGAAACCACTTCGTTTGTCGCGGCGATTGGTGCGGCAGGCCTGGCCATTGGCCTGGCCTTGCAGGGCAGCCTGGCGAACTTCGCCGGTGGCGTGCTGATTTTGCTGTTCCGTCCGTTTCGCATCGGTGACTGGATCGAGGCTCAGGGTATCGCCGGTACTGTCGACAGCATCCAGATTTTCCATACCGTGCTGCGTACTGGCGATAACAAAACCATCATCGTGCCTAACGGCAATCTGTCGAATGGCATCATCACCAACACAAACCGTCAGCCGACCCGCAAGGTCGTGTTTGATGTCGGTGTGGATTACGAAGCGGACCTGCAGAAAGCCCGTGAAGTTTTGCTGGAATTGGCCAAGGACCCGCGAGTATTGGCAGATCCGGAACCACAGGCAGTTGTTTCTACCCTGGGTGACAGTTCGATCACACTTTCGCTTCGTGTCTGGGTAAAGACTGCCGATTACTGGGACGTGATGTTCATGTTCAACGAACTATCCCGTGATCGCCTGAGAGAGGCCGGCATCGATATTCCATTTCCACAGCGGGTTATTCGTGTGGTTCAGGAATCTGCGGTGCAGTGA
- a CDS encoding YajQ family cyclic di-GMP-binding protein, with the protein MPSFDVVSELDKHEVTNAVENAVKELDRRYDLKGKGSFEFKEKDLTVNLTAEADFQLEAMIEILKLALVKRKIDVQCLEVKDAFASGKLMKQEAVLKEGIDKELAKKIVAHVKDAKLKVQAAIQGEQVRITGKKRDDLQEAIAVLRAKEFGMPLQFNNFRD; encoded by the coding sequence ATGCCGTCGTTCGACGTGGTATCCGAACTGGACAAACACGAAGTCACCAACGCGGTCGAGAACGCCGTCAAGGAACTCGATCGTCGTTATGACCTGAAAGGCAAAGGCAGCTTCGAGTTCAAGGAAAAAGACCTGACCGTCAACCTGACCGCCGAAGCGGATTTCCAGCTCGAAGCGATGATTGAGATCCTCAAGCTGGCGCTGGTCAAGCGCAAAATCGACGTGCAGTGCCTTGAAGTCAAGGACGCGTTCGCGTCGGGCAAGCTGATGAAGCAGGAAGCCGTCCTCAAGGAAGGCATCGACAAGGAGCTGGCGAAGAAAATCGTCGCTCATGTCAAAGACGCCAAACTCAAGGTCCAGGCGGCCATTCAGGGCGAACAGGTTCGTATCACCGGCAAAAAGCGCGATGACCTGCAGGAAGCCATTGCAGTGCTGCGGGCCAAGGAATTCGGTATGCCGCTGCAGTTCAACAACTTCCGCGACTGA
- a CDS encoding putative 2-dehydropantoate 2-reductase, whose amino-acid sequence MSTTWHVLGAGSLGTLWATRLARAGVPVRLILRDTARLQAYEAAGGLTLVEHGEARHYAVPAETADSPQPINRLLVACKAYDTESAVARLAPRLAPGAELILLQNGLGSQDAVAAQVPQARCIYASSTEGAFRDGDWRVVFAGHGFTWLGDASHPVAPIWLDDLSAAGIPHEWSTEILTRLWRKLALNCAINPLTVLHDCRNGGLQQHQCEVATLCGELVELLERCGQPAAAENLQQEVERVIHATAANYSSMHQDVTSQRRTEIGYLLGYACKVAGRHQLNLPHLNQLEARLIARLQSLGLPSD is encoded by the coding sequence ATGTCCACCACCTGGCATGTACTGGGCGCCGGCAGCCTCGGCACTTTATGGGCGACACGTCTGGCACGGGCTGGAGTGCCGGTCAGGCTGATCCTGCGGGACACCGCGAGACTGCAGGCCTATGAGGCGGCCGGGGGATTGACCCTGGTTGAACACGGCGAGGCGCGACACTATGCCGTGCCCGCCGAGACAGCCGACAGCCCCCAACCGATCAACCGCCTGCTGGTGGCGTGCAAAGCCTACGATACCGAAAGTGCGGTGGCCCGACTGGCGCCACGCCTGGCCCCAGGCGCCGAACTGATCCTGCTGCAAAATGGCCTGGGCAGTCAGGACGCGGTGGCCGCACAGGTGCCTCAGGCACGCTGCATCTATGCGTCGAGCACCGAAGGCGCCTTCCGCGATGGCGATTGGCGCGTGGTGTTTGCCGGGCATGGCTTCACCTGGCTGGGGGATGCGAGCCATCCGGTGGCGCCAATCTGGCTCGATGACCTGAGCGCTGCCGGCATCCCCCACGAGTGGAGCACCGAAATCCTGACCAGGCTGTGGCGCAAACTCGCCCTCAACTGTGCGATCAATCCGCTGACGGTGCTGCACGATTGCCGCAACGGCGGTTTGCAGCAACATCAATGCGAGGTCGCCACCCTGTGCGGTGAACTGGTGGAGTTGCTCGAGCGTTGTGGTCAGCCGGCAGCGGCCGAAAACCTGCAGCAGGAAGTCGAACGGGTGATTCACGCCACCGCAGCCAACTACTCCTCGATGCATCAGGACGTCACGAGCCAGCGCCGCACAGAAATCGGCTACTTGCTGGGTTACGCCTGCAAAGTGGCCGGGCGCCATCAACTGAACCTGCCTCACCTCAATCAGCTTGAGGCAAGGTTGATCGCCCGCCTGCAAAGCCTTGGATTGCCCAGCGACTGA
- a CDS encoding HAMP domain-containing sensor histidine kinase produces MPLRQRLENLPVGQKLLAALLVLMVTVLLVANLTFISAAYYISQESMAPQALQTIGRLVSNPSLASEALASPQSAERLLNELNSYSPLRAAALYDAKGERLAQLQHGDNLELPKRFRHIEDWQITEFRTNQVIPLPRTGAAPGHLLLVASSELPMAFYTGTLTASLGILIFSVLLWLIIARQIKRLITRPIHQLEELSRQVTREENYALRASRGNHDEIGSLAEAFNTMLSRIEAREQQLKRARDDSQAAYDQAQGLAEETRHTNRKLELEVQVRSKIEKKLTGFQNYLNSIIDSMPSALIALDEQLYVTQWNQEASALSGTRLDEALNQPIFLAFEPLKPFLPQLKETVEQHTVAKIERVTWLKDDEPRHYALTFYPLMGGAGRGVVIRIDDITQRLSLEEMMVQSEKMLSVGGLAAGMAHEINNPLGAILHNVQNIRRRLSPDLPKNLEVAEQAGIELATVNRYLQIREVPQLLDGIQQAGARAAKIVTHMLSFSRRSTRQMAPCDLPALIDQAVEIAGNDFDLAIGFDFKGQAIIRQFDPALGPVPGTANELEQVLLNLLKNAAQAIHQREDDSEPGRIILRTRLNPPWAEIQVEDNGIGMSENVRKRTFEPFFTTKEIGQGTGLGLSVSYFIVTNNHKGQMEVQSTLGQGTCFTLRLPLASTPPVPQELNLLSR; encoded by the coding sequence ATGCCATTGCGCCAGCGCCTTGAAAACCTGCCCGTCGGCCAGAAACTGCTGGCCGCCCTGCTGGTACTGATGGTCACCGTCCTGCTGGTTGCCAACCTGACCTTTATCAGCGCCGCCTACTACATTTCCCAGGAAAGCATGGCGCCCCAGGCTCTGCAGACCATCGGCCGGCTGGTATCCAACCCGAGCCTGGCGTCCGAAGCCCTGGCGTCACCGCAAAGCGCCGAGCGCCTGCTGAATGAACTCAACAGCTATTCGCCGTTGCGCGCGGCGGCCCTGTATGACGCAAAGGGCGAGCGATTGGCGCAATTGCAGCATGGCGACAATCTGGAGCTGCCGAAGCGTTTCCGGCATATCGAAGACTGGCAGATCACCGAGTTTCGCACCAATCAAGTCATCCCCCTGCCCCGCACCGGTGCGGCACCAGGGCACCTACTGTTGGTGGCCTCGAGCGAACTGCCAATGGCGTTCTACACCGGGACCCTGACGGCCAGCCTGGGCATTCTGATCTTCAGCGTCTTGTTGTGGCTGATCATTGCCCGCCAGATCAAGCGCCTGATTACCCGGCCGATCCACCAACTCGAAGAGTTGTCCCGGCAGGTCACCCGTGAAGAAAACTACGCACTGCGCGCTTCGCGAGGAAACCACGATGAAATCGGCAGCCTCGCCGAGGCGTTCAACACCATGCTCTCGCGGATCGAGGCCAGGGAGCAGCAACTCAAGCGGGCCAGGGACGACTCCCAGGCAGCCTACGACCAGGCCCAGGGTCTGGCGGAAGAAACCCGCCATACCAACCGCAAACTGGAGCTCGAAGTGCAGGTGCGCAGCAAGATCGAGAAAAAACTCACCGGTTTCCAGAATTACCTCAACAGCATCATCGATTCCATGCCGTCGGCGCTGATTGCCCTCGACGAACAGCTCTACGTGACGCAATGGAACCAGGAGGCCAGCGCCCTGTCCGGCACTCGCCTCGATGAAGCCCTGAACCAGCCCATCTTCCTTGCCTTCGAACCGCTCAAGCCGTTTTTGCCGCAACTCAAGGAAACGGTCGAGCAGCATACGGTGGCCAAGATCGAACGAGTCACCTGGCTCAAGGACGACGAACCCCGCCACTACGCCCTGACTTTCTATCCGCTGATGGGCGGTGCCGGGCGTGGCGTGGTGATCCGGATCGACGACATCACCCAGCGCCTGTCCCTGGAAGAGATGATGGTGCAGTCGGAGAAAATGCTTTCGGTGGGTGGTCTCGCCGCCGGCATGGCCCACGAGATCAACAACCCGCTGGGCGCGATCCTGCACAACGTGCAAAACATTCGCCGACGCCTGTCCCCTGATCTACCGAAGAACCTTGAAGTGGCCGAACAGGCCGGCATCGAACTGGCGACGGTCAACCGGTACCTGCAAATCCGCGAAGTGCCGCAGTTGCTTGACGGCATCCAGCAGGCCGGTGCCCGGGCGGCGAAAATCGTCACCCACATGCTCAGCTTCAGCCGTCGCAGCACCCGCCAGATGGCCCCGTGCGACCTGCCCGCCCTGATCGACCAGGCGGTGGAGATCGCCGGTAACGATTTCGACCTGGCGATCGGTTTCGACTTCAAGGGCCAGGCCATCATTCGTCAGTTCGATCCGGCGCTGGGACCGGTCCCCGGCACCGCCAACGAACTGGAGCAAGTGCTGCTCAATCTGTTGAAAAACGCCGCACAAGCCATCCATCAGCGCGAAGACGACAGCGAGCCGGGGCGGATCATTCTGCGCACAAGGCTGAATCCGCCATGGGCAGAAATTCAGGTCGAGGACAACGGCATTGGCATGAGCGAAAACGTGCGCAAACGCACCTTCGAGCCGTTTTTCACCACCAAGGAAATCGGCCAGGGCACCGGACTTGGGCTGTCGGTGTCGTACTTCATCGTCACCAATAACCATAAGGGGCAGATGGAAGTGCAATCGACCCTGGGCCAAGGCACTTGCTTCACCTTGCGCCTGCCCCTCGCGAGCACGCCGCCTGTGCCGCAAGAACTCAATCTGCTATCGAGGTAA